A stretch of Alteribacter keqinensis DNA encodes these proteins:
- the guaB gene encoding IMP dehydrogenase — translation MWEEKFGKEGLTFDDVLLMPARSEVLPRDVSVKTKLSDKLELNIPIISAGMDTVTEAAMAIAMARAGGLGIIHKNMSIEEQAEQVDRVKRSESGVITNPFYLSADNQVFDAEHLMSKYRISGVPIVDENLKLVGILTNRDLRFIDDYSIEINEVMTKDNLVTAPVGTTLDEAQSVLQKYKIEKLPLVDDDGILKGLITIKDIEKAIEFPHSAKDSAGRLVVGAAVGVGGDSEARTEALVQSGIDVLVIDTAHGHSRGVLDKVRQVRETYPDLDIVAGNVATAEATRDLIEAGATIVKVGIGPGSICTTRVVAGIGVPQITAVYDCATEARKHGKAIIADGGIKYSGDIVKALAAGGHAVMLGSLLAGVTESPGEREIFQGRQFKVYRGMGSLGAMEKGSKDRYFQEGEQKLVPEGIEGRTPYKGPLSDTIHQLVGGINAGMGYCGTPTIQDLQDNGRFIRITNAGLKESHPHDVQITKEAPNYSM, via the coding sequence ATGTGGGAGGAAAAGTTTGGTAAGGAAGGGTTAACTTTTGACGATGTCCTGTTAATGCCGGCTCGTTCAGAAGTACTGCCAAGAGATGTAAGTGTGAAAACAAAGCTTTCCGATAAATTAGAACTGAACATTCCTATTATCAGTGCCGGGATGGATACTGTTACAGAAGCAGCTATGGCTATTGCTATGGCTCGTGCCGGCGGACTCGGTATTATTCATAAAAATATGTCGATTGAAGAGCAGGCAGAGCAGGTGGACCGCGTAAAGCGTTCAGAAAGCGGAGTAATTACAAACCCGTTTTACCTTTCGGCAGACAATCAGGTGTTTGATGCTGAGCACTTAATGTCGAAGTACCGTATTTCAGGAGTCCCTATCGTGGACGAGAATTTAAAGCTAGTCGGGATTTTAACGAACCGTGACCTTCGCTTTATTGATGACTACTCTATTGAGATTAATGAGGTCATGACAAAGGATAACCTTGTAACTGCTCCTGTCGGCACAACACTGGATGAAGCACAAAGCGTTCTCCAGAAATATAAAATTGAAAAACTGCCTCTTGTTGATGATGACGGCATCTTAAAAGGCCTTATTACAATTAAGGACATTGAAAAGGCAATTGAATTCCCTCATTCAGCAAAGGACTCAGCGGGCAGACTTGTAGTCGGTGCAGCTGTCGGTGTAGGGGGAGATTCCGAAGCCCGAACAGAAGCTCTTGTTCAATCTGGAATTGATGTGCTCGTTATTGATACAGCGCACGGCCATTCACGAGGCGTGCTCGATAAAGTGCGGCAGGTTCGTGAAACGTATCCGGATCTGGACATTGTAGCCGGAAACGTAGCCACAGCGGAAGCCACCCGAGATCTGATCGAAGCCGGTGCTACGATTGTTAAAGTAGGTATCGGGCCAGGATCTATTTGTACGACCCGTGTAGTAGCCGGAATCGGTGTACCGCAGATTACTGCTGTATATGACTGTGCAACAGAAGCACGTAAACACGGGAAAGCCATCATTGCTGATGGGGGTATTAAGTACTCCGGAGATATTGTAAAAGCTCTCGCTGCCGGCGGACATGCTGTCATGCTCGGAAGCCTCCTTGCAGGGGTAACAGAAAGCCCTGGTGAAAGGGAAATTTTCCAGGGACGACAGTTTAAAGTATACCGTGGCATGGGCTCCCTTGGGGCTATGGAAAAAGGAAGTAAAGACCGCTACTTCCAGGAAGGTGAACAAAAACTTGTTCCCGAAGGCATTGAAGGACGTACACCATATAAGGGGCCTTTAAGTGATACAATCCATCAGCTGGTGGGTGGTATCAATGCCGGAATGGGGTATTGCGGCACACCAACGATCCAGGACCTTCAGGATAACGGCCGCTTTATCCGCATTACGAATGCCGGATTAAAAGAAAGCCACCCTCACGATGTTCAGATTACAAAAGAGGCACCGAACTATTCCATGTAA
- a CDS encoding YaaC family protein, producing the protein MTSHPFLLPFQSIDYVKQYLAAKYEAQKLSNARTLAYKNGYPFLYYLEMGKQYVSQSEVAPLSTQPVLLFYGCVQWMKACLLTVDPEYPGTTQVLAHGVTARKRKKQDYSFLEDEVKVQKEGLFPYFSEQMFHVKQLTGEKYKLNYVFRRIPEMASLIEKLYDHKPITKISVSDQNVALPPLLLKNLEMELPRFLSLLKAEGIHMKGEKQGNSFVLTPAGDFNVHPYLPIRHNESLYLPNDRAAFLPLPELLSHYLILYSLSMICRYETEWWCELLHSFSSNDFPCIEHFLTISKYKLPQLIEDLLTSQRFTH; encoded by the coding sequence ATGACATCACACCCCTTTTTATTGCCTTTTCAATCCATTGATTACGTGAAGCAGTATTTAGCAGCAAAGTATGAAGCACAGAAGTTGAGCAACGCCAGAACACTGGCATATAAAAATGGGTATCCTTTTTTATATTATCTTGAAATGGGAAAACAATACGTCAGTCAGTCTGAGGTTGCCCCTTTATCTACCCAGCCTGTGCTTTTATTCTATGGGTGTGTACAGTGGATGAAAGCTTGTCTCCTCACCGTAGATCCTGAATACCCCGGAACGACTCAGGTACTGGCTCACGGTGTCACAGCACGAAAACGGAAAAAACAGGATTACTCTTTTTTGGAGGATGAAGTAAAAGTTCAAAAAGAAGGGTTATTTCCTTACTTCTCGGAACAAATGTTTCATGTGAAACAATTGACCGGAGAAAAATATAAATTAAATTATGTTTTCAGGCGAATACCTGAAATGGCCTCCCTTATTGAAAAGCTGTATGATCATAAACCCATCACAAAAATTTCAGTTTCTGATCAAAATGTTGCCTTACCGCCTCTCCTTCTAAAAAATCTGGAAATGGAGCTGCCGAGGTTCTTATCATTATTAAAAGCTGAAGGTATTCATATGAAAGGGGAAAAACAAGGTAACTCTTTTGTGCTGACGCCGGCAGGAGATTTCAATGTACATCCCTATTTACCGATTCGTCATAATGAGAGCTTGTACTTGCCTAACGACCGTGCGGCATTCCTTCCTTTACCGGAACTGCTCTCTCACTATTTGATCTTATACAGCCTGAGTATGATATGCCGTTACGAAACAGAATGGTGGTGTGAGCTCCTGCACTCCTTCTCTTCAAATGATTTCCCATGCATTGAACACTTTCTCACCATCTCAAAGTACAAGCTCCCACAGCTTATTGAAGACCTTCTTACATCACAGAGGTTCACTCACTGA